One Cucumis melo cultivar AY chromosome 8, USDA_Cmelo_AY_1.0, whole genome shotgun sequence genomic window, TTCTAATTACTAAAaagttaatatttaattaatttaacaaaattatatgTTTATTCATTGACCTAAACAATATAAATGTTAATGTGTCACTAATAATTAACTAAAGGTggtttaaacttttaaaatatttattttactttcttcaatatttttaataaaataatcacGTCAATTCTTCCCATTATATTATTGTAAATTGACAATAAATGAATGATGTGGTTCAACTATACGTATTAACATGTCACatttaaaatgtttatgaaattaaattaaataaatccaTAAGTTCAAGATATTTATTTTTAGCTAAATAGACGTCTTCATATTCccttttcatatatatatatatatatatatatataatttagttttatggtttattttaaattatttccttgatgttctaacaatttttaatttaatacgTCACTTTTGGTTaatgttaaaattaattaattattattagcTCACATCATATAATACATAGTTAACAGTGAATCAAGAAATATAACTTAAATCACGATTCTTATTGTCTTcctcttaattaattaattattaagttTTACTAAGTATTTATGTTGAAACAAATTTCGAAGTATAGGAACAGAAATGATAATTTAACCTGAAAATTTTACTAAACAGATTTTGTGTCTGaaactaaaatgataaattttcacttaatagaaaagaaagatatGGGATTCTAATTATTCAACCAAAGTACAGATTTGCTATGTCTATGGTGAAGCAGGCGGCGTGGTTGGTTGTTTCTTTGTAAATTCAAATTGGTAATGTAATCTGACATATTTTCCTTTCCACTTTCCACCACtgcttttgttttgttttgttttgtttttttttttttttttctagtgcTTTCTACCATCTCACCATTTCACCTTATTGCCTAATCACTTTTGAAAATTCATTTCATAccctcttttttattttaattattattattatttgtaaaaagatggtttttttttctttccttgtGGATGATAAGAATTGAGCCGAGTCTTCTTccattctttattttattgggcAAGATATCCAATTATTGTTGGGATATTTGTTTGCTTCATACTTGATGTTGATGGTAAACTTTATTAACAAAGTTTAAGCGTGATGTATGCTTtgtattgtttctttttgtggAGGGTTAATCCAATTAGTTGAACTTTACAATTAATTTATGTTGGAAGGTATAGAAACATATCAATgttaatgaaaaaaatatgtGTAACAAATCTAAGTGCATATGTAAAAACTAACCGAATACAAGAGAGCGTAACGTCAATGATAATTGGTGACATCTATTCCCCTCTCTTAAACATCCAACACAATTGTTGTACTCAATTCGAAAAACGTAAGCACATGGTCATGATTAAAGCGAACTCATCTTTCCTTCATTAGTGTTTGATCCAAAATCTTTGTTTCCCTTTTAATTTGATTGTTGTGttcaaataataaatttaattggaAATCAAAAGTAGTGAGATCAACCTGTTTGGATTTACCTTAAAGATCATTGGAGTTTAGATTATAGTACCATCTAAATTTCAATTATTGGTATCTTAGGAATCAAAAGCAAAGTGAACTAAGAATCATGTCCAAAGGAAAGACACCCTATCATGCACATGCTAAGATATATTGGGTTAGACATGATCTAATTGTAACATGTTCTCAAAGTGttcataatttttcttttttaaagaaagttATTCTTGTTCATAGAATGCTAAAAGAGAGTACCAAAGATGTTAAAAGGAGATTTATTAAAAATCCTAACATAGTACTTCTCAACATCACCCCCACTATGTTTCATTGGTGTTTTTAATTCGATCCTCATTTCAAATTCATAAGGTTAATCTATCATTTTAGtcttaataaaatttttattttctttacttATTGGTGTCAAGAAAAATTTGGAGTAAATTAATTCCTACTATGGATTGAACTCATGACCTCTAAATTAGTTATTgaaattatgtttttttcttaCCGCTAGGTCAAATATGATGTTTCTATGTGACATAAATCATAGGTTGAATAATGATAGGAAAAAATCAACACGATCTACAAAGGACTATGAAACAAAGGAAACTACCACAAAGAAAATAGCAAAGAGCATGCAAGCTAAGACATAATATATAGCAAACGAATAATTACTCGGTTATAGGAAAATTTCTCTAGATCGTACTCCTATATTCATATATTGACGTGTTATGAAAtgatattaatttatttcataGAATAAATGTTTAAGTACACAGTTCTAGTGTGCCCAAACTGATTTCGGAGTACAGAAGTTGTACAGTGAAAACCCGACCACTTAATAAGCTACTAGCTAATAGTACCGTATTTTCCAAAAAACTTCGATAATGTTTTACGAATTCAGCAATCCATTTTGAAGATGTTGCATTGATGCAATCCATCGAGGGAATAAGAACAAAACACttaatatataaacaacaaaagATCATGATTGATTTGTGGATGTGGGAAGTACAAGAACATAAGAGGTCCCAGCCCATTTATGCAGTGATTCCAGACTAATCCAAAACCAAGAAGTGGGAGCGGTGGAGGAGAAAATCTAGAGCACTACGATAGTAGGAAGAATTATCCATACTACCTCCCCCTCCATTGCACTGATAACTTATCATGTTattaacatttaaaaataaagtaagCTCCATTAACTAAATTAATATATCATATATCAATCCATTAACTAAATTAATACATCAATATATATTAAGTTATGAATTGAAGTAATAGGTACTATagtaatattagaaaaatttcCCTGGTGGTGGGGATGAGGAAAACATAGGTGTTATGCAACTGCAAGCAAGGAAGGGAATTTTTCCATGGAATAAAAGATATGGAGGGTTAAATATAACCTGGTGTGGTGACGTGGACCACTTCCATTTGCCGGCAATCATATGAGAGCATGTCCATTAGTCAAGAAATGAGAGACCGCAAAGCTGCGAGAAGAAGCTTAAGCAGGGTATTGGTCTAAGTGGCTAATTGATATTAATGTCTTGAAGAAAATAGAGATAGAAGACGGTAGTAATTAGTAAAAGCAGCAGCTCATATCTGGGCTTACTCGAGGAAGTTATCCAACAGAGATAGCACCACAGAGCATGCCTTTCATTTCAAATATGGATGAGCTGTTATTTCTTTTCCAAGCTGGATCGAATAAAATTTAGATGAAGAATGAGGTAGAGAATGTTTGTAGAAAATCAactaatatataattaatttctcAAATAAGGATTATCTGTCTGTTGTCATTCACACTGAGATTAGCACTAGTtggtgaaaaaaaaatatgataatGAGAACTGATACAAGCAGGCGGCACCGATATAGTTGTAACACGACCGACCAATTCGATAGTTTCAACAAATGATTCCTTAAGAATGTACCCTTGAGAGATCCCATCGATGCGACTTGCTTAAGAACCGCAGCATGCCGATCTTTGAGCAGCTTGAGCAGCTCCTGCCCCCTGATCTGGTTGGTTAATCTTGATTGTCTGAGGCTGCAATATCCAAAAGTAACTATGAATAACATAGAGAGAATGCCACCGAATTAAAGAATGTATTGTGCAAACTTACATAATCACAAGGCACAACAAACTAGTAAAAACATCAGATGAAAGCAAAGAAATAATAAAtgtttaagaaaaatatataggACAAATAGGGTGTTTTCCAAAAACTTGATATCGTCAGAGGGCAAAGGAGTAGTAAAATAATTAAACTAGTAGGATACTTGAAAGTTTACATAAAGTAGACGTTGATATCTCACTAACTTATCAGTTGTCATTGGACAAAAGATCTAAATATTTACATTATGCGATTACTTCCACCTCCATGTACTTTTAAATGAACAAGTTTCTAGTAATTTATTCTCATTTAAGTTGAGCAGTTCTCCTCCACTagaacttcaaaaaaaaaaattcatttgatcatgatttttttattatataaaaataatttttcttcaaaaacaaacaaacaaacaaaaacaaaacagaTGTAGGATAATCATTTCGATTTCAATTCTTTTTGAAGGGTTAGTAGCAGTACAGATGCAACATGAGAATGTAGCCAACGTGATTTAAAAGACTATACCTCAGCTTTTGAATCAGTATCAGCGAGTCTTTGTTTAATATCCCTAGCTATTGAGAAGAAAACTTCTTCCACATTTAAGTTCGTCTTGGCACTCTGTAAAACATAAGAGTTTTAGAATAGAATGTCCCTACAGATATATATGATAATTTTCCAAGCCAAGATGTATAACTCACAGTTTCAAAGAACTTGATGCCATATTCATCTGCAAGAGCTTGACCTTTTGAGGTGGGGACAGCCTGAAAAAATATTCTTGTCAAAAACATGTCAACTGAGCTGGAACATACAGGCAGGAAAAAAGATGGCAAGAGAAAGAAGTTACCCTTTTACTCTCATCCATGTCAGCCTTGTTACCGACCAGTATTTTGTTAACATTGTCCGAAGCATGTTGTTCAATGTTACGAATCCAGTTCCTAATGTCTGCAGAAAGAGAACAGATTAGTTCCATAAAGCTAGGAGAAGTTAAAGAAGATTCATCGTCTACAGAAATTGTTcccaaaatgaaattttaattcACGCAGTGGCAGAAAAACATTCTAATCTTTTCAAATATCACGGTAAAAATCAATGGGATATAAAGAATTAGGGAATGTTTGGAAGGCAacctaaaaacaaaaatttgaaaacaaagaaTCAATAAAAACATAATTGTATTTCATCTTCAGTTATGTCTTTGGTAGCAATTCAGAATTTGGATTTCAATTTAACAACAGTTCAAGATGTGTTCAAGATGTGTttgataatatatttattaactccaaaattagtTGTAGTAACCCACTGAATATTAAGTGGAAAAaacaattattaattaatttaagaacgtgtttcatctaaaaatatttgtACAGTTAAGACTTTCTAATATCATATCATTTATAATACATCATACAAACATATTCCGATTTGACAAAAATGAATTGAGTTTATAACATGCAAAAAGAAACATATTATTAacctttatttttttagtacaattctatattctaaaatttcaaattcaaaatttggataACACGGAAAAGTTAATTTCAGAATTTGTACCATTTGATCACAAAATCAAAAAACAGTTTTCAAGAACATAATTTAGATTGCCTATCAAGCGCATATTCATTGAAGACTGAATCTGAACCATAAAGCAGAATCTAGATCATCTATCAAACGGACCATCCGAGACTAAAAAAGAGATACAATAAAGCACAACAATTGAAGCTAAAGAAGGCAAGGAAAGGAACAAGCATTACTGTTAAAGGACGACTCATCAGTTACATCGTACACAAGCAAAATACCCATGGCTCCACGATAGTAAGCTGCAGAGGATAAAAAAGGTGGAGAATTAGTTAATAAACGAGGGGAAGAATACAAAAATAAACCCAAGCTATAAGGGTTAGCATACCCCAAAACCTGCAAATCTGTTGCATTTCAGTCCTATCACTTAAGAATCTCGAGTCTACAAGTGGCAGCTCAAAAAATGCGCAAAGCATCCCTAAGTTGTAGGGTTccttacctttttttttctatgaaaAGTCGAGGTTCTTACATTTAAATCCTCGAGGacttatatttttttcaattatgcTCCAATTTTATATTCTAGAAAAGTTGcaaactaaaatattaattacGTAAGTACTACTTTAAATTTGAGAGCTAAAGTAACATTAATAATTGGACAATCTAAATCATATTTAAGGTGTGATATATACTTGAAAATAACTATTAAtttaccaaaagaaaaagaaacatgcagttaaaataattaatcaaGGTCTCATTAGTTTTTGGATTGGCTCTATCAACAAATGTGGTTGATAGAATTGGCTTCAATTGTCAAAGAATGGATAGTGGGTTAGGGGTAGGGGTGAGCATCATAGACCAAAAAACCGAGCCGACCAACCAAACCGAAGTCGGTCGGTAGGAGAATGAGAGGTGTCGGTTTGAGAGAGTTCCAAATCgagatatttcaaaaaataCTTCATAGAGTTAAACCGACGACATTTACTCATCGACGGTTGAAGTCAGTTTGAACATTACTAAACCAATCATAGTCGGTTTGGTGGAGGTTATGTCAAAAAACCGACTCCAACGAACTGACGGTCACCCCTAGTTAGGGGGATAAAGTAGGGAAGTTGTCCACCACTCTCATATTGAGCAGACTTTTCAACCActcaaataaaaaacaattgaaCTGGACTCTTACATGATCCATGAAGATCAACTGAGATATCGGCAATATTTACATTATACAATTTCAGTAAAACTAAAATATTGGAAAAAGGTGAGAGGCATGCTATCATTGAGTTCAGTAGTGTGAGCTTGTAGCCCAAACATGGGCAACAAAGTGGTTGAAAGTCAGTCCAATCCAAAAGTAGGGTCTTCAAATGATAATCTCTGGCCTCCCTGTTCCAAGTAGGGAGTTCGACCTTGGGCTTTAGGAGAAAACCTGAATTCTATTGTCACTAGAAATGGAGGGAACCATGTGAGGCTGGTTTCACTGAGCAACATCACCTCCCACTCTTTTCAGTGAAAGAATACATGTTGGTCCTTGGTAGCCCAATAATGTCCCATGGGAAATTCTCAGCCCGACAACCACTTTTTCATTTTTGCTCTCTCTCAAATGTAAGAAGCATGAGATTGGATGATATTATAGTTCAACGGTGGTTTTTGCATCTTTTTCTCTTAAACTTAAATAAAAAATGCTTATCTAGCAATTTTGATGAGAAGtacaaatattatttatttgagcCCATATGACAATGGGACctcaaaaactaaaattttagaCAGCATGGAATCAAGTTCTCGACATGCGAACTAATCAAAATTACCTAGTAAGAAAAGATCCAGATTCAACAAGTccgttttctcttcttttcttttcttttcttcaaagaATTCAAATGGAATGGGAAAATTGAACCCTTAACCTACATAGGAGGTCTTTATTAACTTTACTTAACCAATTGAGCTATATAGTACGTACAAGTCAATAGATTTAACATATTTGATTCTATAAATTTAGCAACGTTAAATATTGATCAGAGATATTGAGATATTTTAGTCCaacctatgaaaaaaaaatgaagaaaacatACACATGTTCCTAGGATACCATCGCAAAAACATCGACAGATCGTCACATCACAACAACAACACAAGATAATAAAGTCAGCTTGAAGTTTCAACACTAACCAGTAGTAATTGTTCTAAACCGCTCCTGTCCAGCAGTATCCCAAATTTGTAACTTGATCCTTTTTCCATCCAGCTCTATGGTCCTTATCTTAAAATCAATGCTGTCGAAGAACGT contains:
- the LOC103489977 gene encoding ras-related protein RABE1a, encoding MAAPPARARADYDYLIKLLLIGDSGVGKSCLLLRFSDGSFTTSFITTIGIDFKIRTIELDGKRIKLQIWDTAGQERFRTITTAYYRGAMGILLVYDVTDESSFNNIRNWIRNIEQHASDNVNKILVGNKADMDESKRAVPTSKGQALADEYGIKFFETSAKTNLNVEEVFFSIARDIKQRLADTDSKAEPQTIKINQPDQGAGAAQAAQRSACCGS